From one Rhodothermales bacterium genomic stretch:
- the rpsN gene encoding 30S ribosomal protein S14, which translates to MAKKSSIAREAKRRRLVTKYAARRRALKDAGEWVLLQKLPRDSSAVRLRNRCSFTGRSRGYIRKFGVSRIVFREMALEGKIPGVRKSSW; encoded by the coding sequence ATGGCAAAGAAGAGTTCAATAGCACGAGAAGCCAAACGTCGCCGCCTGGTAACGAAATACGCTGCCCGACGAAGGGCACTGAAAGATGCCGGCGAGTGGGTGCTTCTTCAGAAACTACCGCGTGACTCGAGCGCGGTGCGGCTTCGTAATCGGTGTTCGTTCACCGGACGGTCGCGTGGTTATATCCGGAAATTCGGCGTATCGAGGATCGTCTTTCGAGAGATGGCCCTTGAAGGGAAGATTCCCGGAGTCCGGAAATCGAGTTGGTAA
- the rplF gene encoding 50S ribosomal protein L6, giving the protein MSRVGNLPIAIADKVTVDIGANNFVTVKGPRGELSLQVDPDIRLSMENDELLVSRPTEQKRHKSMHGLYRSLIDNMVVGVTVGYRRELEVIGVGYRATVSGEVLELALGYSHPIFFVPPEGVSIDVDAKRGKNSIIVVEGIDKQMVGQVAAKIRSLRPPEPYKGKGVRYVGEYVRRKAGKTAAR; this is encoded by the coding sequence ATGTCACGTGTTGGGAATCTTCCGATCGCAATTGCGGATAAGGTCACGGTGGATATCGGTGCGAATAATTTCGTGACCGTAAAGGGACCTCGCGGTGAGCTGTCATTGCAAGTTGATCCGGATATCCGGTTGTCGATGGAGAATGACGAATTACTTGTCAGCAGGCCTACGGAGCAGAAGCGGCACAAGTCAATGCACGGACTTTACCGTTCGCTCATCGACAACATGGTTGTCGGTGTAACGGTAGGGTATCGCCGCGAGCTGGAAGTGATCGGTGTTGGGTATCGTGCCACGGTATCGGGCGAGGTCCTGGAACTGGCTCTCGGCTACTCGCATCCGATCTTCTTCGTGCCTCCCGAAGGAGTCTCGATAGATGTCGACGCGAAGCGCGGGAAGAATTCGATCATCGTCGTGGAAGGTATCGACAAGCAGATGGTTGGCCAGGTGGCCGCCAAGATTCGTTCATTGCGTCCACCGGAGCCCTACAAGGGCAAAGGCGTGAGATACGTGGGCGAGTATGTCCGAAGGAAGGCTGGCAAGACGGCAGCCAGATAG
- the rplR gene encoding 50S ribosomal protein L18, with translation MAVKNRKAERRARVKKGIRRRISGTAERPRLSVFRSSRHIYAQLIDDINGRTLAAASTHDDEVEGKSPVERAAAVGKLLVQRASEAGLSAAVFDRNGYKYHGRVRALADGAREGGLKF, from the coding sequence ATGGCAGTAAAGAATCGCAAGGCTGAACGAAGGGCGCGTGTCAAGAAAGGAATCCGTCGGCGGATTTCGGGCACGGCAGAGCGTCCAAGACTCTCCGTGTTCAGGTCGAGTCGCCATATCTATGCACAATTGATCGACGACATCAACGGACGGACACTTGCTGCGGCAAGCACCCATGATGATGAAGTCGAGGGAAAGAGCCCGGTCGAGCGGGCGGCGGCCGTTGGGAAGCTGCTCGTGCAGCGAGCCTCAGAGGCTGGACTGTCGGCGGCTGTGTTCGATCGCAACGGGTACAAGTATCATGGTCGCGTGCGTGCACTTGCCGACGGTGCACGGGAAGGCGGTCTTAAGTTTTAG
- the rpsH gene encoding 30S ribosomal protein S8, with product MSTTTDPVADYLTRVRNALAAGHMHLDVPASKLKRAITEILVDKGYVRRFVNVDDGKQGLIRIYLKYGRGGEPAIKSLRRVSSPGLRKYVNARELPRVRNGLGIAIVSTSSGVMTDKEARRVNVGGEVLAFVY from the coding sequence ATGAGTACGACGACAGATCCAGTGGCAGACTACCTGACGCGGGTTAGAAATGCGCTTGCGGCTGGACACATGCACCTCGATGTGCCGGCGTCGAAATTGAAGCGGGCAATCACCGAGATACTGGTTGATAAAGGATACGTGCGCCGCTTCGTAAACGTCGACGACGGCAAGCAGGGACTGATCCGCATCTACCTGAAATATGGTCGCGGTGGAGAACCTGCTATCAAGAGTCTGCGCCGCGTGTCTAGCCCCGGCCTGCGCAAGTACGTCAATGCGAGAGAGTTGCCCCGCGTTCGAAACGGACTGGGCATCGCGATCGTGTCGACGTCGAGCGGTGTTATGACGGACAAGGAGGCTCGACGAGTCAACGTTGGCGGCGAGGTCCTCGCCTTTGTGTATTAG